One Aneurinibacillus migulanus genomic region harbors:
- a CDS encoding THUMP domain-containing class I SAM-dependent RNA methyltransferase has protein sequence MSKVDIIATSTFGLEAIVAREVKQLGYENAKVENGKVMFTADKLAICRANLWLRTAERIRLKIGEFKATTFDELFEQTKALPWAEWIPEDAQFPVEGKSVKSTLFSVSDCQAIVKKAIVESMKQSYRKTWFEETGAMFKVEVALHKDIATLTIDTSGAGLHKRGYRQLISGAPLKETMAAAMIQLSFWNPDRPLHDPFCGSGTIPIEAALIGRNIAPGMNREFVSEEWPSIPKKLWQEARRETHDLAKYDRPLEITGTDIDGDIIAVANENAEEAMMEDAVRFKRLPVGAYTSDAKYGCIICNPPYGERLGEKREVEQLYKVMGKTFGALDTWSYYILTSYPEFEQFFGKKADRNRKLYNGNLKTYYYQYYGPRPPRD, from the coding sequence ATGAGTAAAGTTGACATTATTGCGACCTCCACTTTTGGCCTTGAAGCGATTGTAGCGCGGGAGGTAAAACAGCTTGGGTATGAAAACGCTAAGGTAGAAAACGGAAAAGTCATGTTCACTGCAGACAAGCTAGCTATCTGCCGCGCTAATCTGTGGCTGAGAACAGCAGAGCGCATTCGCCTGAAAATCGGCGAGTTCAAAGCGACGACCTTTGATGAATTGTTTGAGCAAACTAAAGCATTACCATGGGCTGAATGGATTCCGGAAGATGCACAATTTCCAGTGGAAGGGAAGTCTGTAAAATCAACATTGTTTAGCGTTTCGGACTGTCAGGCCATCGTTAAAAAGGCGATTGTGGAAAGCATGAAGCAAAGCTACCGTAAAACATGGTTTGAAGAGACAGGGGCAATGTTCAAAGTTGAGGTGGCCTTACATAAAGACATCGCGACGTTAACAATTGACACGTCTGGTGCAGGTCTTCATAAGCGTGGGTACCGTCAGTTAATCAGTGGAGCACCGCTGAAGGAAACAATGGCCGCGGCTATGATTCAGCTCTCGTTCTGGAATCCGGACCGTCCGCTGCATGATCCGTTCTGTGGTTCCGGTACGATACCGATCGAGGCGGCGCTCATTGGACGCAACATCGCGCCAGGAATGAACCGTGAATTCGTCTCAGAAGAATGGCCTTCTATTCCGAAGAAGCTGTGGCAGGAAGCACGACGCGAGACGCATGATCTGGCCAAGTATGATCGTCCGCTCGAGATTACCGGTACGGATATTGACGGCGATATTATTGCCGTTGCAAATGAGAATGCAGAAGAAGCGATGATGGAGGATGCGGTACGCTTTAAGCGGCTACCGGTAGGTGCATATACGAGCGATGCCAAATACGGCTGCATTATATGTAATCCTCCGTATGGAGAGAGGCTCGGCGAGAAACGAGAAGTTGAGCAGCTTTATAAAGTGATGGGGAAAACATTCGGTGCGCTTGATACGTGGTCGTATTATATTCTTACATCGTATCCTGAATTTGAGCAGTTTTTTGGCAAGAAAGCTGACCGCAACCGTAAGCTGTATAACGGAAACCTGAAAACGTATTATTATCAATATTATGGCCCACGCCCGCCACGTGACTGA
- a CDS encoding DUF3298 and DUF4163 domain-containing protein, with translation MKKICAALLALSLTTGAYITIDSSFSPVSAATTQKVSSVKVTKKVQPIKLPGVDGKVEYPQISGMKNTKLQANLNKKFVDYANQANKAAIELNKMAIEYPAPGDGKYNVTSTYILKRNKGGILSLVYNNYAYTGGAHGNYFYEGININLNTGKTYTLKELFKPGVNYVSIISKEIKNQLAIQNKYWDFRKEDFKAIPANQEFYLTDKGIVVYFSTYEYTSFATGIPEFEIPYSKIKKYLTPGL, from the coding sequence ATGAAAAAGATATGTGCAGCCTTATTGGCACTAAGCTTAACAACAGGAGCATACATAACAATTGATTCAAGTTTTTCACCAGTTTCTGCGGCGACAACGCAGAAAGTGTCATCTGTTAAAGTCACGAAAAAAGTACAACCAATTAAACTTCCAGGTGTAGATGGAAAAGTGGAGTATCCTCAAATTTCAGGAATGAAGAATACAAAATTACAAGCAAATCTAAATAAAAAATTTGTTGATTATGCTAATCAAGCAAATAAAGCAGCAATTGAATTAAACAAGATGGCTATCGAATATCCTGCTCCAGGAGATGGAAAATATAACGTTACTTCAACATATATACTAAAAAGAAATAAGGGTGGAATCTTAAGTCTTGTTTACAATAATTATGCATATACTGGTGGAGCACATGGAAATTATTTTTACGAAGGAATTAACATCAATTTGAATACAGGAAAAACTTATACACTTAAGGAACTCTTTAAACCTGGAGTGAATTATGTGTCCATTATAAGTAAGGAAATAAAAAATCAATTAGCAATCCAAAATAAGTATTGGGATTTCAGAAAAGAAGATTTTAAAGCTATTCCTGCTAACCAAGAATTTTACTTAACAGACAAAGGGATCGTAGTATATTTTTCTACGTATGAATACACCTCGTTTGCTACTGGAATCCCGGAATTTGAAATTCCATATTCTAAGATTAAAAAGTATCTAACTCCTGGATTATAA
- a CDS encoding GNAT family N-acetyltransferase produces the protein MITELYTERLHLRKMKVSDSSSLFKIWSDPDVTRFMNVDCFTHENQAKDMIKLLDELAQDSKAIRFSIIELESNEIIGSCGYNSLDFENEKAEIGYDLAKAFWGKGYASEAIYSLLDYAFSSLKLNRLEAKVEPENVNSIKVLQKLNFTFEGTLRQYEKSKGKFIDLNMYSKLITD, from the coding sequence TTGATTACAGAGTTATACACAGAAAGATTACATCTAAGAAAAATGAAGGTATCAGATTCATCTAGCCTATTTAAAATTTGGTCTGATCCGGATGTTACCAGGTTCATGAATGTCGATTGTTTCACTCATGAAAATCAGGCAAAAGATATGATCAAACTTCTTGATGAACTTGCTCAGGATAGCAAAGCCATTCGTTTCTCCATAATTGAATTAGAATCCAATGAGATTATCGGCTCTTGCGGTTATAATTCCTTGGATTTTGAAAATGAAAAAGCAGAAATTGGATATGACCTTGCTAAAGCATTTTGGGGTAAGGGATATGCTTCAGAAGCTATTTATTCTTTGTTAGACTACGCATTCTCATCTTTGAAATTAAATCGACTCGAGGCAAAAGTAGAACCTGAAAACGTGAATTCAATAAAAGTCTTACAAAAGTTAAACTTTACGTTTGAAGGGACACTTAGACAGTACGAAAAATCAAAAGGAAAGTTTATCGACCTCAATATGTATTCAAAATTAATAACAGATTGA
- a CDS encoding GntR family transcriptional regulator, whose translation MQVIISNNSKEPIYEQIYTQIKKHILTNELHAGQSLPSMRQLAKDLDISVITTKRAYEELEKNGFIYSVVGKGSFVSEQDNKMIKERKMKVIEEQLLSAIQNSKEIGISLTELKDLLKLLYREEE comes from the coding sequence GTGCAAGTTATCATTTCAAATAATTCGAAAGAACCTATTTATGAGCAAATTTATACTCAAATTAAAAAACATATTCTGACCAATGAATTACATGCAGGGCAATCTCTACCTTCAATGCGACAGTTAGCGAAGGACTTGGATATAAGTGTTATTACAACAAAACGTGCTTATGAGGAACTTGAGAAGAACGGATTCATATATTCGGTTGTCGGGAAAGGGTCTTTTGTATCGGAGCAGGATAATAAGATGATTAAAGAGAGAAAAATGAAAGTAATTGAAGAGCAATTGTTGTCGGCAATTCAAAACAGTAAAGAAATTGGCATCTCACTTACAGAATTAAAGGATCTGCTTAAACTGTTATATAGGGAGGAAGAATAG
- a CDS encoding ABC transporter ATP-binding protein, with the protein MENVIELKHVNKSFGDFHLKDISMTVKKGFITGFIGGNGAGKSTTIKLIMNLLQPDSGSISIFGLDYKEHEKEIKQRIGFVFDENIFYEHLTLAEMKRIIRPSYINWDESLFNHYIKKFELPLNKKIQSFSKGMMMKASLTIALSHHAELIIMDEPTSGLDPIFRRELLDILHNIMQDGKKTIFFSTHITTDLDRIADYITFIHKGQHIFTKKSYQIEEEYAIVKGGMELLDQDTEQEFISIRKSNAGFEALTSNKARIEDVFGDLVLIEKPTIEELMFYIKRGAE; encoded by the coding sequence GTGGAAAATGTTATTGAATTAAAACATGTTAATAAATCGTTTGGTGATTTTCACTTAAAAGATATTTCTATGACTGTTAAAAAAGGGTTTATAACTGGGTTTATCGGTGGTAATGGCGCTGGAAAATCTACAACGATTAAACTTATTATGAACTTATTACAACCTGATAGCGGATCGATTTCGATATTCGGGTTAGATTATAAAGAACATGAAAAAGAGATCAAGCAACGAATTGGTTTTGTATTTGATGAAAATATTTTCTATGAACACTTAACACTTGCAGAAATGAAGAGGATTATAAGACCCTCCTATATAAATTGGGATGAGAGCCTATTCAATCACTATATTAAAAAATTTGAACTACCGTTAAATAAAAAAATCCAGTCATTTTCTAAAGGAATGATGATGAAAGCTTCTTTAACAATAGCGTTATCACATCATGCAGAGTTAATTATTATGGATGAACCTACATCGGGATTAGACCCAATATTTCGTAGGGAGTTGCTAGATATACTACATAATATAATGCAAGATGGGAAGAAAACGATCTTCTTTTCTACTCATATTACAACAGATTTAGATCGTATTGCAGATTATATTACTTTTATTCATAAAGGTCAGCATATTTTCACAAAGAAATCTTATCAAATTGAGGAAGAGTATGCCATTGTAAAAGGAGGAATGGAGTTATTAGATCAAGATACAGAACAGGAGTTTATTTCCATTCGAAAATCTAACGCTGGTTTTGAGGCATTAACATCTAATAAAGCACGGATAGAAGATGTTTTTGGGGATTTAGTTTTGATTGAAAAACCAACGATTGAAGAGTTGATGTTCTATATAAAGAGAGGGGCGGAGTAG
- a CDS encoding ABC-2 transporter permease — MFNLIRKDIILQKKNLMILLPALFVYLTLNISYIWSGFVFSIVIIMSAFSIDEKSRINTLLNSLPYTRREIVSSKYIGVLIFTLIVVLTIFIGNLIIHRELTLWKDLMFIVSLVMVSTSFILPFSYQFKSQYLFIGSLVLIGIYMVLISTMFQNLNDIIRENLQIVLSLQNINVYLLIIFSIIILYVCSWLLSIRIYRNKVF, encoded by the coding sequence ATGTTTAACTTAATACGAAAAGATATAATTTTACAAAAGAAAAATTTAATGATATTATTGCCAGCTTTATTTGTTTATTTAACTCTAAATATATCATATATCTGGTCAGGTTTTGTATTTAGTATCGTAATTATAATGAGCGCTTTTTCAATAGATGAAAAATCTCGAATAAATACCCTACTGAATTCACTACCTTATACACGTAGAGAAATTGTTAGTTCAAAGTACATTGGGGTACTTATTTTCACTTTAATTGTAGTTCTTACAATTTTTATTGGAAATTTGATCATTCATAGGGAACTAACGCTCTGGAAAGATCTTATGTTTATAGTAAGCCTTGTTATGGTATCTACTTCATTTATTTTGCCATTTTCTTATCAGTTCAAAAGCCAATATTTGTTCATAGGCTCACTTGTTTTAATTGGTATATATATGGTGTTGATTAGTACTATGTTCCAAAATTTGAACGATATAATTAGAGAAAATTTACAAATAGTATTATCGTTGCAAAATATTAATGTTTATTTGTTAATTATATTTTCCATTATTATTCTATATGTTTGTTCCTGGCTACTGTCGATTCGTATTTATAGAAATAAAGTATTTTAA
- a CDS encoding helix-turn-helix domain-containing protein codes for MAKKGQKFKTYSFELKKQVAEMRLQGKTKKQVAELLGIEDIGRLKVWMRKYREQGEFSILEHRGRRTDYVD; via the coding sequence ATGGCAAAAAAGGGACAAAAATTTAAGACCTATAGTTTTGAGTTAAAAAAGCAAGTAGCGGAAATGAGATTACAAGGTAAGACAAAAAAACAAGTAGCGGAGTTATTGGGAATTGAGGATATAGGACGTCTAAAGGTATGGATGAGGAAGTATCGGGAACAAGGGGAGTTCAGTATTCTTGAACATAGAGGGAGAAGGACAGACTATGTCGATTAG
- a CDS encoding Ig-like domain-containing protein, whose translation MKKKLVTLCALIFIGIGSYVGYSILTKDTDKHLDIQMAQSNVSPDKEWIITFDHGINQEIMNAKSVYVQDQDNKPVPVSLKISDPQTLVVKSPNGGYQKEKTYNLYINRDLDLEHVGNENLPKQYHIQFTTM comes from the coding sequence TTGAAAAAGAAACTTGTTACTTTATGTGCCTTAATCTTCATAGGAATAGGAAGTTATGTTGGATATTCAATCCTTACAAAAGATACTGATAAACATTTAGATATACAAATGGCTCAATCTAATGTATCTCCTGATAAAGAATGGATTATTACTTTCGATCACGGTATAAATCAAGAGATTATGAATGCAAAATCTGTCTATGTCCAGGATCAAGATAATAAACCAGTTCCCGTTTCATTAAAAATAAGTGATCCTCAAACATTGGTAGTTAAATCACCAAATGGTGGTTATCAAAAAGAAAAAACATACAATTTATATATAAATCGGGATTTAGACTTGGAACATGTCGGCAATGAAAATTTACCAAAACAATATCATATACAATTTACAACAATGTAA
- a CDS encoding DUF4261 domain-containing protein: protein MTNLEQAGMDEIYPGEKEKANMANHNDATDNETNINEQDLSGFANVYMIELLYKEKPQLSKQALYEKMQQYTGEVQLPEEKVTPANSEDSLAVWETNKDKPDESESGVILFFHMNHMVPFQEGPLPAQTCIMTSERAPQVESYESALQQAWHWTEAREAVAGCSHSLLLTDFCARGLDYKERLQLITGALRALLETAPCEAVYFRASDKIVQPQVYLEAINAGQRLYGAMNVRFYNVEGRDSGRDEMLIDTCGLAALGVSDVQCHFYDMEPNEVASLVGDIAYYIFEQGDVIRDGETVGSEELRWLCEHQHALAAPPRYVLDLNPGPEHYAGIQHHDQEGGTE from the coding sequence ATGACGAATTTGGAACAGGCGGGAATGGATGAAATTTATCCGGGAGAAAAGGAGAAAGCAAACATGGCTAACCATAACGATGCAACAGATAATGAAACGAACATAAATGAACAGGATTTATCGGGATTTGCTAATGTGTATATGATTGAATTACTGTACAAGGAAAAGCCACAGCTGTCCAAGCAGGCACTTTACGAAAAAATGCAGCAATATACCGGAGAAGTGCAATTACCGGAGGAAAAAGTTACGCCAGCAAACTCCGAAGATTCTCTGGCGGTGTGGGAAACGAATAAGGACAAGCCGGATGAATCGGAATCAGGGGTGATACTTTTTTTTCATATGAATCATATGGTTCCATTTCAAGAAGGACCGTTGCCGGCACAGACCTGCATCATGACTTCGGAGCGTGCGCCGCAAGTCGAGTCATATGAGTCGGCGCTACAGCAAGCTTGGCACTGGACGGAGGCAAGAGAAGCCGTTGCAGGCTGCAGTCATTCATTACTGTTGACGGATTTTTGTGCAAGAGGATTGGATTACAAGGAGCGCCTGCAATTGATTACCGGTGCGCTTCGTGCGTTGTTGGAAACTGCGCCATGTGAAGCTGTTTATTTTCGAGCTAGCGACAAGATCGTACAACCACAAGTTTATTTGGAGGCGATTAATGCAGGACAGCGTTTGTATGGGGCGATGAATGTCCGTTTTTATAATGTGGAAGGAAGAGACAGCGGAAGAGACGAAATGCTCATAGATACATGCGGTCTGGCTGCGCTCGGCGTGTCGGATGTGCAGTGCCATTTCTATGATATGGAACCGAATGAAGTAGCTTCTTTGGTCGGAGATATTGCCTATTATATTTTCGAGCAAGGAGATGTCATTCGTGATGGAGAAACCGTCGGCTCTGAAGAGTTGCGCTGGCTGTGCGAGCATCAGCATGCGTTAGCTGCGCCGCCGCGTTATGTGCTGGATTTGAACCCGGGTCCGGAGCATTATGCCGGTATTCAGCATCACGATCAGGAAGGCGGAACTGAATGA
- the ileS gene encoding isoleucine--tRNA ligase, translating to MKEVHAKESAVEREQRVHERWQEQDTFQKSIQNREGKPTFVFYEGPPTANGLPHVGHVFGRTIKDVVARYKTMTGYQVLRKAGWDTHGLPVELGVEKQLGISGKHEIENYGVEAFIAKCKESVFTYEKQWRDFTEKIGYWVDMERPYITLDNSYIESVWNILGTLHEKGLLYKGHRVSPYCPSCQTSLSSHEVAQGYKNVKDITVTVKFKIKDRENEYFLGWTTTPWTLPANVALAVHPDMEYVRVKEGGNVYIVAKALVEKVLQQGYHVLSQHKGRELAGLSYVPVFEFVQVEKGHQVVTAEYVTEQSGTGIVHIAPAYGEEDYKVIRENGFSFVNVVDGKGQYTSDVPPFQGRFVKDCDIDIVRYLAAKGLLYHKEKHEHSYPHCWRCDAPLLYYANESWFIQTTALKEQFLQNNEGVTWYPYHIKHGRFGNFLENMVDWNISRNRYWGTPLNIWQCENCDHKYAPKSIQELKSHASHDIGETIELHKPYVDEVKLCCSECGGTMTRTPEVIDVWFDSGSMPFAQYHYPFENKERFEKQFPADVVIEGIDQTRGWFYSLLAVSTLFTGKAPYKRVLSLGHILDENGQKMSKSKGNALDPVDLIQKFGADALRWALLADSAPWNPKRFSERVVQEAKSKVIDTVVNVYAFYVLYANLDSYRPDKAYKVKQTALDEWILSRLHSTVKQVKQSMEDYQFTNAVREIAAFVEELSNWYVRRSRDRFWSQGMSEEKASAYTTLHEVIVKTSQLLAPFTPFVAEDIYSTLEGGSVHLTDYPEYDESKINEKLEKEMDAVLQVVELGRSIRNTTSLKVKQPLASLSLIVNKDEKMEWESYSDIVKDELNVKVFQVKQNDESFVSYKVKLDFQKAGPKFGKHTNSVNQWLQSLTNTKAKEFVEKGEERFQTPIGDTLTITKEEVLIEKVPKDGFAVATNGSYTVVLDTTLTEELIQEGLARELLRAIQEYRKKLNLPVNLRIDMEMSMDKEMEQVVTRYEGLLQENLLMNSLHLCDEVETGEQLKVGSKLVTVRIVNHP from the coding sequence ATGAAAGAGGTTCATGCAAAAGAATCTGCTGTTGAGCGCGAACAACGAGTTCATGAACGGTGGCAGGAACAGGACACTTTTCAAAAATCTATTCAAAACCGTGAAGGAAAACCGACCTTCGTATTTTATGAAGGGCCACCGACTGCAAACGGTCTTCCTCATGTTGGGCATGTATTTGGTCGTACCATTAAAGATGTGGTAGCACGATACAAAACAATGACAGGGTATCAAGTACTTCGAAAAGCCGGATGGGATACCCATGGGTTACCTGTCGAGCTGGGGGTAGAAAAACAGCTTGGCATCTCGGGAAAGCATGAAATTGAGAACTATGGAGTAGAAGCCTTTATTGCGAAATGCAAAGAGAGTGTATTTACGTATGAAAAGCAATGGCGTGACTTTACAGAGAAAATCGGATATTGGGTGGATATGGAAAGACCATATATTACCCTTGATAACTCCTATATTGAAAGTGTATGGAACATTCTTGGGACATTGCATGAAAAGGGCTTGTTATATAAAGGCCACCGTGTCTCTCCCTATTGCCCAAGTTGCCAAACTTCTCTTAGTTCTCATGAGGTGGCACAAGGATATAAAAACGTAAAAGACATCACTGTTACTGTCAAATTTAAAATAAAAGATCGTGAGAATGAGTACTTCTTAGGATGGACTACAACCCCTTGGACACTTCCTGCAAACGTAGCGTTAGCTGTTCATCCTGATATGGAATACGTACGGGTCAAAGAAGGGGGCAATGTTTATATTGTTGCTAAAGCGCTTGTGGAAAAGGTGCTACAGCAAGGATATCATGTGTTGTCCCAGCATAAAGGAAGAGAATTAGCTGGGCTTTCCTATGTACCTGTGTTTGAATTCGTACAGGTGGAAAAAGGCCACCAAGTAGTAACAGCAGAGTATGTAACAGAGCAAAGCGGTACAGGAATTGTTCATATTGCGCCAGCATATGGAGAAGAGGACTACAAGGTCATTCGAGAAAACGGCTTTTCTTTCGTAAATGTAGTAGACGGTAAGGGACAATATACGAGTGATGTTCCTCCGTTCCAGGGTAGATTCGTAAAAGACTGTGATATAGATATCGTTCGGTATTTAGCGGCTAAAGGTCTTCTGTATCACAAGGAAAAGCATGAGCATAGTTATCCTCATTGTTGGCGCTGTGACGCTCCGCTGCTGTATTATGCGAATGAAAGCTGGTTCATCCAAACGACAGCGTTAAAAGAGCAATTCCTGCAAAATAATGAGGGAGTAACATGGTATCCTTACCATATTAAGCATGGTCGATTCGGGAATTTCTTAGAAAATATGGTGGACTGGAATATCAGTCGAAATCGATATTGGGGAACACCTCTAAATATTTGGCAATGCGAGAATTGTGACCATAAATATGCTCCTAAAAGTATACAGGAGTTAAAAAGCCATGCTTCTCATGATATTGGAGAAACGATTGAATTGCATAAGCCATATGTTGATGAAGTAAAGCTATGCTGTTCCGAGTGTGGCGGTACAATGACACGTACACCGGAAGTCATTGACGTCTGGTTTGATAGCGGATCGATGCCTTTTGCCCAATATCATTATCCGTTTGAAAACAAAGAACGGTTCGAAAAACAATTTCCCGCCGATGTGGTTATAGAGGGAATTGACCAAACGCGTGGCTGGTTTTATAGTCTGCTGGCTGTATCAACTCTTTTCACAGGAAAAGCTCCTTATAAACGGGTGCTATCTCTTGGTCATATCCTGGATGAGAATGGACAGAAAATGTCGAAGAGCAAAGGAAACGCGTTAGATCCGGTTGATTTAATACAGAAATTCGGCGCGGACGCATTGCGATGGGCACTTCTGGCAGACAGTGCACCATGGAATCCAAAACGATTTTCAGAGCGTGTTGTGCAGGAAGCAAAATCAAAAGTAATCGATACAGTAGTAAACGTATACGCTTTTTATGTGTTATATGCGAACCTGGACAGCTATCGACCGGATAAAGCATATAAAGTAAAACAGACAGCATTGGATGAATGGATTTTGTCCCGTTTACACAGCACAGTAAAGCAAGTAAAACAAAGTATGGAGGATTATCAATTCACGAATGCCGTACGTGAAATAGCAGCATTCGTGGAGGAGCTAAGCAACTGGTATGTTCGTCGCTCAAGGGACCGCTTCTGGTCTCAAGGAATGAGCGAGGAAAAAGCTTCTGCGTATACAACGTTACATGAAGTAATCGTAAAAACAAGTCAATTGTTGGCACCATTCACTCCTTTTGTGGCAGAGGATATTTATTCTACTCTCGAAGGTGGGAGTGTGCATCTAACTGACTATCCGGAATATGATGAGTCGAAAATTAATGAAAAGCTAGAAAAAGAAATGGATGCGGTATTGCAGGTTGTAGAGCTGGGACGTAGTATTCGGAATACGACGTCTTTAAAAGTGAAGCAGCCATTGGCAAGCTTATCACTCATCGTAAATAAAGATGAAAAGATGGAGTGGGAATCGTATAGCGATATTGTAAAAGATGAATTAAATGTAAAGGTGTTCCAGGTTAAACAAAATGATGAGAGCTTCGTGTCTTATAAAGTGAAGCTGGATTTCCAAAAAGCAGGTCCGAAATTCGGCAAGCACACAAACAGTGTGAATCAGTGGTTGCAGAGTCTAACGAACACAAAAGCGAAAGAGTTTGTGGAAAAAGGAGAAGAACGTTTTCAAACGCCTATCGGTGATACACTAACCATCACAAAAGAAGAAGTGCTGATTGAAAAAGTACCGAAAGATGGATTTGCAGTCGCAACCAATGGCTCTTACACTGTCGTCTTAGATACGACGTTAACAGAGGAGTTAATTCAGGAAGGATTGGCTCGTGAATTGCTTCGTGCGATTCAGGAATATCGAAAGAAATTAAACTTACCTGTTAATTTACGCATTGATATGGAAATGAGCATGGACAAGGAGATGGAGCAGGTGGTGACACGTTACGAGGGCCTCTTGCAAGAAAACTTGCTGATGAATTCCTTGCATCTATGTGATGAGGTAGAGACAGGGGAGCAATTGAAGGTCGGTTCCAAGCTGGTTACTGTTCGAATCGTAAATCATCCATAG
- a CDS encoding mandelate racemase/muconate lactonizing enzyme family protein produces the protein MTNKIKKIITHIVEVPLKNRWQISLYSANTRQHAVVEVILENGIHGFGEASPSPAFMGETAETIKLVNDLYLAPLLIGLPVDEIALAHTKMNQAIYAQTAAKSAIDIALHDAWGKTLNQPLYKLIGGEVRETVPLTYVVGIKNNEDAYEEAIRRANEGFNVIKIKVGNEPKRDIALVNLIRKAINDSGKEAKIRLDANQGYDVPTAIKVIKELEETGEIESVEQPVRKWNIFGIKEIREKVKTPIMIDETVFSLEDAMNAIKLGIADIINLKICKVGGIYQSKKIAALAEAAGMSCTVGSNLELGIGIAASAQFVTSTSVVKNPSDFICGAYLHEYDMTETPMMDLVKDGAMKVSEQPGLGIDVNTSLLGRES, from the coding sequence ATGACAAATAAAATAAAAAAAATAATCACTCACATTGTAGAAGTACCGCTTAAAAACAGATGGCAAATTTCCTTGTATTCTGCAAACACAAGACAACATGCCGTTGTAGAAGTAATTTTGGAAAATGGTATTCATGGCTTCGGTGAAGCATCTCCATCCCCGGCTTTTATGGGAGAGACGGCAGAAACAATTAAGCTAGTAAACGATCTTTATTTAGCGCCACTGTTGATTGGCTTGCCTGTTGATGAAATAGCGCTTGCACATACGAAAATGAATCAAGCAATTTACGCACAAACAGCAGCAAAATCAGCGATTGACATCGCACTTCATGATGCATGGGGAAAAACATTGAATCAACCGCTCTATAAATTGATTGGCGGAGAAGTCAGAGAAACGGTCCCACTCACATACGTGGTAGGCATTAAGAATAATGAAGATGCTTACGAAGAAGCCATACGACGAGCTAATGAAGGATTTAATGTAATCAAAATTAAAGTTGGAAACGAGCCAAAAAGGGATATCGCTTTAGTTAATCTAATTCGTAAAGCGATAAACGATTCAGGAAAAGAGGCAAAGATTCGTCTTGATGCGAATCAAGGTTATGATGTGCCGACTGCAATTAAAGTGATTAAGGAGTTAGAAGAGACAGGCGAAATTGAGTCGGTTGAACAGCCGGTTCGAAAATGGAACATTTTCGGTATAAAAGAAATACGTGAAAAAGTGAAAACACCAATCATGATTGATGAAACTGTTTTTAGCCTTGAAGATGCGATGAATGCCATTAAACTTGGCATCGCTGATATTATCAATTTGAAAATTTGCAAAGTAGGTGGAATTTATCAATCTAAAAAGATTGCTGCATTGGCGGAAGCAGCAGGAATGTCTTGTACGGTTGGGAGCAACCTGGAGCTCGGTATCGGCATTGCTGCAAGTGCCCAATTTGTTACAAGTACATCGGTTGTCAAAAATCCGAGCGATTTTATATGTGGAGCTTATTTGCATGAATATGATATGACTGAAACGCCGATGATGGATTTGGTGAAGGATGGAGCGATGAAGGTCTCAGAACAACCAGGATTAGGCATTGATGTCAATACTTCATTACTTGGGAGAGAGTCATAA